From a region of the Agromyces ramosus genome:
- a CDS encoding molybdopterin-dependent oxidoreductase, whose protein sequence is MHETRRRTRRWLLPSAAGVASVAFGAGVGQLAAAVLAPAASPFVVVGASLIDLAPPWAKDAAIALFGTADKAALLIGIGLVLLALAGAAGVLEVRRPPLGRVLIGLFGVVGAVAASTRANASMLSPAPSAIAAIAGVLALMFLVRRLPAADAPADETPPVTDAASDRPPGGVDRRRFLAWAGGATALGVLAALGGSALQAGARAVTAVREAITLPKPTTTAAVPAGAELGIDGLAPVVTPNGEFYRIDTALAVPAVDPGTWSLRIHGMVDREVTLTWDELLALPLAESITTLACVSNEVGGGLIGNAVWLGYPIRELLARAGPAADADMVLSRSADGFTAGTPIDALTDDRDSILAVGMNGEPLPVEHGFPVRMVVPGLYGYVSATKWVVDLEVTRFDEASAYWTDRGWSERGPVKLSSRIDVPRSGQSLAAGPIVVAGVAWHQHVGVKGVEVQVDDGQWQDATLATAISDDTWVQWRFEWDATSGDHTLRVRATGADGDVQTSKRQGVVPDGATGLHERTVSVD, encoded by the coding sequence ATGCACGAGACGCGCCGGCGCACGCGGCGGTGGCTGCTGCCCTCGGCGGCCGGCGTGGCATCCGTCGCCTTCGGTGCCGGGGTCGGCCAACTCGCGGCCGCCGTGCTCGCGCCCGCGGCGAGTCCGTTCGTCGTCGTCGGGGCCTCGCTCATCGACCTGGCACCGCCGTGGGCCAAGGACGCCGCGATCGCCCTGTTCGGGACCGCCGACAAGGCCGCCCTCCTCATCGGCATCGGGCTCGTGCTGCTCGCCCTGGCCGGCGCGGCCGGGGTGCTCGAGGTGCGCCGTCCGCCCCTCGGACGCGTGCTCATCGGACTCTTCGGCGTCGTCGGGGCGGTCGCGGCGTCGACTCGTGCGAATGCGTCGATGCTGTCGCCGGCGCCCTCGGCGATCGCGGCGATCGCGGGCGTGCTGGCCTTGATGTTCCTCGTGCGGCGGCTGCCGGCGGCGGACGCCCCGGCCGACGAGACCCCTCCGGTGACCGATGCTGCGAGCGACCGTCCTCCAGGAGGCGTCGACCGGCGGCGCTTCCTCGCCTGGGCGGGCGGCGCGACGGCACTCGGCGTGCTCGCCGCGCTCGGCGGCTCTGCCCTGCAGGCCGGAGCCCGAGCCGTCACGGCAGTGCGCGAGGCGATCACCCTGCCGAAGCCGACCACGACGGCTGCGGTGCCCGCGGGCGCCGAGCTCGGCATCGACGGGCTCGCCCCGGTCGTCACGCCGAACGGCGAGTTCTACCGCATCGACACCGCCCTCGCGGTGCCCGCCGTCGACCCGGGGACATGGAGCCTGCGCATCCACGGCATGGTCGACCGCGAGGTGACGCTCACATGGGACGAGCTGCTCGCCCTCCCCCTCGCCGAGAGCATCACCACGCTCGCATGCGTGTCGAACGAGGTCGGCGGCGGACTCATCGGCAACGCGGTGTGGCTCGGGTACCCGATCCGCGAGTTGCTCGCACGCGCGGGGCCGGCCGCCGACGCCGACATGGTGCTCTCCCGCAGCGCCGACGGCTTCACGGCGGGCACTCCGATCGACGCGCTCACCGACGATCGCGACTCGATCCTCGCGGTGGGCATGAACGGCGAGCCGCTGCCCGTCGAGCACGGGTTCCCCGTGCGCATGGTCGTGCCCGGCCTCTACGGGTACGTGTCGGCGACGAAGTGGGTGGTCGACCTCGAGGTGACCCGGTTCGACGAGGCATCCGCCTACTGGACCGACCGCGGCTGGAGCGAACGGGGCCCCGTGAAGCTCTCGTCTCGCATCGACGTGCCGCGCTCGGGCCAATCGCTCGCGGCCGGCCCGATCGTGGTCGCCGGCGTCGCGTGGCACCAGCACGTGGGCGTCAAGGGCGTCGAGGTGCAGGTCGACGACGGGCAGTGGCAGGACGCGACGCTCGCGACCGCCATCTCCGACGACACGTGGGTGCAGTGGCGCTTCGAGTGGGACGCGACATCCGGCGATCACACCCTGCGCGTGCGCGCGACCGGGGCCGACGGCGACGTGCAGACGTCGAAGCGCCAGGGCGTCGTGCCCGACGGCGCGACGGGCCTGCACGAGCGCACCGTCTCGGTCGATTGA